A segment of the Chitinispirillales bacterium genome:
TTGCAAAGCGCAAAAGAGCAATTAGAGAAATTGAATTCTACGCTGGAAAAAGAATATAAAAATAAACTTTCGTATGTAAAAATGATGAATTGTAAACCAAATTCTCAAGAATATATTATTTGTGAAACAGCAAAGCAAAAGTACGATGCAATGACGCAGAAATTGGTTTTAGTTGAGAAAAATATAACAGCGATTAACGAAGCGTTATCAAAGGAAGCAACGAGAAAAGGTCATATTGCTATAACGGGAAAAGGATACAGCGGAACTCGCATTCAAATAGGCAAGGTAGTATATTGTCCAAAAGGAGAGATATACAGAAGAAGGTTCTATCTTGACGGAGCGGATATAGCAAGTGTAATTATAGTTTAAAACTGCGAAACAAATCCTATATGTATAACTGGAATTCTGCGGTTTTCGTTGTAGTATTTTTTATCGCCTATCACCTGCCAAGCGAATTCTAACGTTCCTCCGATTTTCATGAGCGGTTGCAAGAGCCGAAGCGAGATTCCGACGCTTCCGGCATTTGTGTTGGCGCATTGAAGCGGGGATGAAATTTCTTTGAATAAATATCCGGCGTCAAAAAATAACGCTCCTGCAAGTATTGGCGAAAAATTGGAAAGCAAATCATCATACCAAGAAAGCCATCTGAATTTTATAGACGGAAAAGTAAATATGTTAAATTGATATTCTGCTGTTCCCAAAATGCTGTTGTTGAAAACGTAATTGTCTTTGCTTCCCAGAATATCGTCTTTCCATCCGCGTATATAATACTGTCCTCCCGATAAAAAACCGTCGTACTTATTATGTTCTCCCCAAGGCGTAATTGAAATCCGCGATCTGATGTATAACGAATGACGGATTTTTTGAAAAATCGGAATATTTTGTTTAAAATCGGTATCAATATTCCAAAAATCTTTCTTCTTTCCATCTTCTATGTAAGCCATAATTTTGTTTGTACTCAATCCGACAGAAAAAAATGTTGCCAATAACGGAGGATAATTTTTGTCTTTATAGTCAAGACTATAATACAGTTTTTCATAAATTTCCAGAAATTCGTCGGTTGAATGAATTTTCCATTTATCATCTACCTTGAGCATGTTGTTATATTTGCTATATTTTGGGGAGGTTTCAATATAAATTTCCTGATTATTTCCGATGTATCGTCCAAATCTAAAATCGGTATTAAAATACGGCGCCGTTTCCCAAGCGAAAACTAATGAAGGGTTTCGCCCTATAAGTCCGCCGACTTCAAAAAAATATGGGGTTATTCCTATCGGAATATGCCAATTCGCACCGAAATATCTGTCTCGCCAAACTCTTCCCGTGAAATTCAAAGAATGCCCTATTCCAAGGAAATTTTTATAATTAACATCTAAATTAAACCACAA
Coding sequences within it:
- a CDS encoding BamA/TamA family outer membrane protein, whose protein sequence is MKIIIIAIISIVGFTYANIIDTVLFVGNVKTKDKFLQKIVSPIIKKKYDVCTDSLIYDALKKTGLFGYISVVSSKKIDNDNVSIFVVVKENNYLSVGNAGLGINSMEYGEKSDSWLWFNLDVNYKNFLGIGHSLNFTGRVWRDRYFGANWHIPIGITPYFFEVGGLIGRNPSLVFAWETAPYFNTDFRFGRYIGNNQEIYIETSPKYSKYNNMLKVDDKWKIHSTDEFLEIYEKLYYSLDYKDKNYPPLLATFFSVGLSTNKIMAYIEDGKKKDFWNIDTDFKQNIPIFQKIRHSLYIRSRISITPWGEHNKYDGFLSGGQYYIRGWKDDILGSKDNYVFNNSILGTAEYQFNIFTFPSIKFRWLSWYDDLLSNFSPILAGALFFDAGYLFKEISSPLQCANTNAGSVGISLRLLQPLMKIGGTLEFAWQVIGDKKYYNENRRIPVIHIGFVSQF